Proteins encoded together in one Eublepharis macularius isolate TG4126 chromosome 2, MPM_Emac_v1.0, whole genome shotgun sequence window:
- the CINP gene encoding cyclin-dependent kinase 2-interacting protein, which translates to MAGRSLTPKASGLSVSARKIKDNAADWHNLMMKWETLNENGFTSATKIVNIKIATQFKDKLEIKCDEVAADDGRLLPVYNAELEQYCTELLGTFEKMTKIHQKMEKLCSTTKGICDLEKYNHGNHRTPLFHTWPTPYFYEASVKLLEMYSKELKLKETIVQEMAHTSDQDLSMVYLSSWLYQPYVEQSSKVLLESMLLETGHRPL; encoded by the exons GTCGAAGTCTTACCCCTAAGGCATCTGGGTTATCAGTCAGTGCAAGAAAAATTAAAGATAATGCAGCAGACTGGCATAATTTAATGATGAAGTGGGAAACACTGAACGAAAATGGATTTACCAGTGCTACCAAAATTGTGAACATCAAAATTGCTACACA gTTTAAAGATAAGTTGGAGATAAAATGTGATGAAGTAGCCGCTGATGATGGAAGACTACTACCAGTTTATAATGCTGAGTTGGAACAGTACTGCACAGAACTACTTGGGACCTTTGAAAAGATG ACAAAAATACATCAGAAAATGGAAAAGCTGTGTTCAACCACTAAAGGAATCTGTGACTTGGAAAAATACAATCATGGGAACCACAGGACACCATTGTTCCATACATGGCCCACCCCCTATTTCT atgaAGCTTCTGTCAAACTCTTAGAAATGTACTCAAAGGAACTGAAACTGAAGGAAACTATTGTGCAAGAGATGGCACATACTTCCGACCAGGATCTCTCAATGGTCTACTTGTCATCATGGTTGTATCAGCCTTACGTTGAGCAAAGCAGCAAAGTTCTGCTGGAAAGCATGTTGCTGGAAACAGGGCACAGACCACTCTAA
- the ZNF839 gene encoding zinc finger protein 839, whose translation MAALGEAASVLSEGKDGVAQGPAAPPEAALPLQPFQSRPAPAGEAQQIQRLVAVAGKGQPDEASLARKAVSDLVLSAGLPAPASSSPGNLGPSPPPAQESGLLTPPLSSSAQSFNAATEPLPASSALHNAAQQLQDVARRVALQQGKSEAAAAALPPARLLPAQQFETICVQVQSDQTKENERPELSFAAVQSQDVAVAQPVEKNAKVLGLNVINPQIIRILPLTETGSDQFFLHNSSGPTIQLLLQRPLHPRGQVSADKITTHCMLNEQRSKTTHTPNITVISTNLANSAGNLEKKQKLKKNLKVKTRSGRISRPPKYKAKDYKFIKTEDLADCHQSDSDDYSELSVEDDEEGKEKETPSLFGALNCDLRPKLFKCQTCEKSYIGKGGLARHYKLNPDHGPQECSPSSSLNSLCMMTLLEDAGKANGQKSYQTVVPPQVTDTLTNKKGDATENQQQSGTGEGKRIFAVQQKDTRLLHSGLGRPRPPRQRGRPRNAERSRYSSRFSKPGQFPSKFNNKSAEYHSVFRRKARLEELIQQCTNEDFMELVVPHFTAFVTVFEFLLMKVKKDEPAKTLFPGIYREFEELHAMVMKMCQEYFSNPEIKEPVEIKNPKVAESLGINCNLFGVQSIQAGSSSKQVKTFGKQIFPEASGQKRAAESSNELLPLAKRSREESLLENMNDYANHHGMEETSATNEDFPPEDNCGNRLVEEQCESLELEVGMDCANPNLSCQPMKAVLENLQLSRKLGLDCCPSCLFEPSVNAENLPEKLMKANSPWNTASRPKESGFCSTLAFEESSENPGLSEREENSHKEKYQELQQKERKDSSITKKAE comes from the exons ATGGCGGCTCTCGGGGAAGCTGCTTCGGTGCTCTCTGAGGGGAAAGATGGCGTCGCTCAGGGCCCGGCGGCGCCCCCCGAGGCGGCTTTGCCTCTGCAGCCTTTCCAGAGCCGCCCCGCGCCGGCGGGCGAGGCGCAGCAGATCCAGCGGTTGGTAGCGGTGGCCGGGAAAGGGCAACCCGACGAGGCGTCTCTTGCAAGGAAGGCAGTCTCGGATTTGGTCTTGTCCGCCGGCCTGCCGGCTCCCGCCTCATCCTCTCCTGGGAATTTGGGTCCttcgccgccgccagcccaggaAAGCGGCCTTTTGACGcctcctctttcctcctcagCGCAGAGCTTCAACGCGGCCACGGAGCCCCTGCCGGCGTCCAGCGCCCTGCACAACGCGGCACAACAGTTGCAGGATGTGGCCCGGCGGGTCGCCCTCCAACAGGGCAAATcggaagcggcggcggcggctcttcCTCCCGCCAGGCTTCTTCCAGCCCAG CAATTTGAAACCATCTGTGTCCAAGTACAGTCTGATCAGACCAAAGAAAACGAAAGGCCAGAACTATCTTTTGCTGCAGTTCAGTCACAAGATGTAGCCGTGGCTCAGCCAGTTGAGAAGAATGCAAAGGTGTTAGGACTCAATGTCATTAATCCTCAGATCATTAGGATACTGCCTCTTACGGAAACTGGATCAGATCAGTTTTTCCTACACAACTCTTCTGGGCCCACAATTCAGCTGCTCCTGCAGAGACCTCTACATCCTCGTGGACAAGTATCAGCAGATAAGATAACAACACACTGCATGTTAAATGAGCAGAGAAGCAAGACTACACACACTCCAAACATTACTGTGATTTCAACTAATCTGGCAAACTCTGCTGGAAACTTAGAGAAGAAGCAAAagcttaaaaaaaacctgaaggtGAAAACCCGATCTGGGCGGATTTCACGTCCTCCCAAATATAAAGCTAAGGACTACAAATTCATCAAAACTGAAGATTTGGCAGACTGTCACCAGTCCGATTCTGACGACTATTCTGAGCTCAGTGTAGAAGATGATGAAGAGGGCAAGGAGAAGGAAACACCCTCATTGTTTGGTGCCTTGAATTGTGACTTGCGGCCAAAATTGTTCAAGTGTCAGACTTGCGAAAAATCCTACATAGGAAAAGGAGGATTAGCGCGGCATTATAAATTGAATCCTGACCATGGACCTCAAGAATGTTCACCGTCTTCCTCTTTGAATAGCCTTTGTATGATGACATTGCTGGAAGATGCTGGGAAAGCAAATGGTCAGAAGAGTTATCAGACTGTTGTACCACCACAGGTTACTGACACTTTAACAAATAAAAAGGGAGATGCTACAGAAAATCAGCAACAG tctGGTACAGGTGAAGGAAAGAGAATATTTGCAGTACAACAAAAGGATACCCGTTTGCTACACTCAGGTCTAGGAAGACCTCGACCACCAAGGCAGCGCGGCCGCCCCaggaatgctgaaagatcaaGATATTCCAGCAGATTTAGCAAGCCTGGACAGTTCCCTTCCAAGTTTAACAATAAGTCAGCAGAATATCACAGTGTATTCAGAAGGAAAGCTAGGCTAGAAGAG CTGATTCAGCAATGCACCAATGAAGATTTCATGGAGTTGGTGGTCCCGCATTTTACAGCATTTGTTACTGTGTTTGAATTCCTACTTATGAAG GTAAAAAAGGATGAGCCAGCAAAAACACTCTTTCCTGGTATATACAGAGAATTTGAAGAACTGCATGCTATGGTAATGAAAATGTGCCAAGAGTATTTCAGTAATCCTGAAATAAAAGAGCCTGTGGAAATAAAAAATCCCAAG GTTGCTGAATCATTAGGAATAAATTGCAATTTATTTGGAGTGCAGAGTATTCAAGCAGGCTCTTCCTCTAAGCAGGTTAAAACTTTTGGCAAGCAGATATTTCCAGAGGCTTCAGGACAGAAACGAGCAGCTGAG AGTTCTAATGAATTGTTGCCACTTGCAAAAAGGAGTAGAGAGGAAAGCCTGCTGGAGAATATGAATGATTATGCAAATCACCATGGAATGGAAGAAACCAGCGCTACAAATGAAG attttCCTCCAGAAGATAACTGTGGAAATAGACTGGTAGAGGAACAATGTGAATCACTTGAATTAGAAGTTGGAATGGATTGTGCAAATCCTAATCTGTCCTGTCAGCCCATGAAAGCAGTGCTTGAGAACTTGCAACTTTCAAGAAAATTGGGCCTGGATTGTTGTCCAAGCTGCCTGTTTGAGCCGTCTGTCAATGCAGAAAATCTGCCAGAGAAACTCATGAAAGCAAACTCACCTTGGAACACAGCAAGCAGACCAAAGGAGTCTGGATTTTGTAGTACTCTAGCATTTGAGGAATCTAGTGAAAACCCTGGCCTATCAGAACGTGAAGAAAACAGTCATAAGGAAAAATATCAAGAACTTcagcagaaagaaaggaaagactCCTCCATTACCAAAAAGGCAGAATAA